From Sparus aurata chromosome 9, fSpaAur1.1, whole genome shotgun sequence, a single genomic window includes:
- the LOC115587985 gene encoding U3 small nucleolar RNA-associated protein 14 homolog A-like — protein MARATKKKASKKSDKKRSELTEEKVEEKVEVMYDDEDLNEDDENITSEEEEEEDERKHHKLLEAISSLGAKRKKTLGERSEAAVQMSEFTVTAEGERDRVDLSDLIGSMEKTPGVTSRTKKQLKNLQKDNKTIESPLSRQETDRIQRDVAFQKAATEVTKWKGVIKQNQRAEQLIFPLNREPSGPKPIERVVTSWKAHTPLEEEIFSLLHANKQPIHDPILTPAEEASMKAMSLEEAKIRRAELQKARALQSYYEAKARRARKIKSKAYHKVHNKAKRKEFLKQFDEMVKTDPAGALEELNKIEMARMQERMSLKHQNSGKWAKSKVIMGKYDLVARKAMQQQLEVNKDLTQKIVTSLNAEEEEEEEEGGDAEVLPDFVNDAEQAVDPSNPWMRGKLSEDPTEKDMIVDLTAEEAPRAAEEEEEEEEEVKEPEEEVLLREFDERRKQRQAQEAEAQITVEEEDDDEEEEEEDKAADEEEAELSAFTSLFREKAEAAADVTDTSAQLEEGLTRIRTLEDVELLSVPQEEAAADEAPLPPPPAENPPPEPQKREAAKPKKRKRAIELKEVLTKEPKVIQVPLAPTVEDAEDADEQLDQRGLIKEAFAGDDVVADFLKDKRKQEDAGKPKVVDLTLPGWGEWGGTGLKPSRSKRRRFRTKAVPPPPRKDQRLPSVIISENKNSAVRLHQVNSLPFPFQNHSQFESTIRSPLGRTWNTERTVKKNIKPKVVTQMGAIIEPMAREELLKDKRPAAGRGGRGGQGGRGGRGVDSQRRHIRDKRAEK, from the coding sequence ATGGCCAGAGCTACAAAGAAGAAAGCGAGTAAAAAGAGCGATAAGAAGCGCTCGGAGCTGacggaggagaaggtggaggagaaggtggaggtgaTGTACGATGATGAAGATTTAAACGAAGACGATGAAAACATCAcgagcgaggaggaggaagaggaggatgaacgAAAACACCATAAGCTGCTGGAGGCGATCAGCTCTCTGGGAGCTAAGAGGAAGAAGACCCTGGGGGAGAGGTCCGAGGCGGCCGTGCAGATGTCCGAGTTCACCGTCACCGCGGAGGGTGAGCGGGACCGGGTGGACCTGTCGGACCTGATCGGCTCTATGGAGAAGACCCCCGGTGTGACCTCCAGAACCAAGAAGCAGCTGAAGAACCtgcagaaagacaacaaaaccATCGAGAGCCCTCTGAGCCGGCAGGAGACCGACCGGATCCAGAGAGATGTGGCTTTCCAGAAGGCGGCTACAGAGGTGACCAAGTGGAAGGGGGTCATCAAGCAGAACCAGAGAGCCGAGCAGCTGATCTTCCCCCTGAACCGGGAGCCCTCCGGACCCAAACCCATTGAGAGGGTGGTGACCAGCTGGAAGGCTCACACTCCGCTGGAGGAGGAGATCTTCTCCCTGCTGCACGCCAACAAGCAGCCCATCCACGACCCCATCCTGACCCCGGCGGAGGAGGCGTCCATGAAGGCGATGAGCCTGGAGGAGGCCAAGATCCGCCGGGCTGAGCTCCAAAAAGCCCGAGCGCTGCAGTCCTACTACGAGGCCAAGGCCCGCAGAGCGAGGAAGATCAAGAGCAAAGCCTACCACAAAGTCCACAACAAGGCCAAACGTAAAGAGTTCCTGAAGCAGTTCGATGAGATGGTGAAGACGGACCCGGCCGGCGCCCTGGAGGAGCTGAACAAGATCGAGATGGCCCGGATGCAGGAGAGGATGTCGCTGAAGCACCAGAACAGCGGCAAGTGGGCCAAGTCCAAAGTCATCATGGGCAAATACGACTTGGTCGCTCGAAAGgccatgcagcagcagctggaggtcaACAAAGACCTGACCCAGAAGATTGTGACCTCGCTGAAcgctgaggaagaggaggaggaggaggaaggaggcgaCGCTGAGGTGCTGCCTGACTTTGTGAACGACGCGGAGCAGGCAGTGGACCCTTCAAACCCCTGGATGAGAGGGAAGCTCTCTGAAGACCCCACAGAGAAGGACATGATCGTGGATCTGACAGCCGAGGAAGCGCCGAGGGCAgccgaggaagaggaggaggaggaagaggaggtgaaggaaCCAGAAGAGGAAGTGCTGCTCAGAGAGTTtgatgagaggaggaagcagcGTCAGGCTCAGGAGGCTGAAGCTCAGATaactgtggaggaggaggatgatgatgaagaggaggaagaggaggataaagCTGCTGACGAAGAGGAGGCGGAGCTGTCAGCGTTCACGAGTCTCTTCAGAGAGAAAGCCGAGGCAGCAGCAGACGTCACGGACACGTCGGCTCAGCTGGAGGAAGGTCTGACGAGGATCAGGACTCTGGAGGACGTGGAGCTCCTCAGTGTTCCTCAGGAGGAAGCAGCCGCTGATgaagctcctcttcctcctccacctgcagaaAACCCCCCACCTGAACCTCAGAAACGGGAAGCAGCAAAGcccaagaagaggaagagagccATCGAGCTGAAAGAAGTCCTCACCAAGGAGCCCAAAGTCATCCAGGTCCCTCTGGCTCCGACCGTCGAGGACGCCGAGGACGCTGACGAGCAGCTGGACCAGCGGGGGCTCATCAAGGAGGCCTTCGCCGGAGACGACGTCGTCGCCGACTTCCTGAAGGACAAGAGGAAGCAGGAAGACGCGGGGAAGCCGAAGGTGGTGGACCTGACGCTGCCCGGGTGGGGCGAGTGGGGAGGGACCGGTCTGAAGCCCTCCCGCAGCAAACGCAGGAGGTTCAGGACGAAGGCGGTGCCGCCTCCACCCAGGAAGGACCAGCGCCTGCCCAGCGTCATCATCTCAGAGAACAAGAACAGCGCCGTCAGACTCCACCAGGTGAACTCGCTGCCCTTCCCCTTCCAGAACCACTCACAGTTCGAGAGCACCATCCGCTCTCCGCTGGGCCGCACCTGGAACACCGAGAGGACCGTTAAAAAGAACATCAAGCCGAAGGTGGTGACACAGATGGGCGCCATCATTGAGCCGATGGCGCGGGAGGAGCTGCTGAAGGACAAGAGGCCGGCGGCGGGGAGAGGAGGGCGAGGTGGgcaaggagggagaggagggcgAGGAGTGGACTCACAGAGGAGACACATCAGAGACAAACGAGCAGAAAAATGA
- the insig2 gene encoding insulin-induced gene 2 protein: MSLTLTAMSDSKVTSGQQQWSGSGQTPRPARGPYISVITNRTTNLLIRGAMLFSVGVFLALVLNLLQVQRNVTLFPPDVISSIFSSAWWVPPCCGTASALIGLLYPCIDSRLGEPHKFKREWSSVMRCVAVFVGINHASAKVDFANNVQLSLTLAALSIGLWWTFDRSRSGFGLGVSIALLATLATQLLVYNGVFQYTSPDFLYIRSWLPCIFFAGVITMGNIGRQLALYEYKFIQEKSHQD, encoded by the exons ATGTCCCTGACACTGACAGCCATGAGCGACAGCAAAGTGACCAGCGGCCAGCAGCAGTGGTCGGGGTCCGGCCAGACGCCGCGGCCGGCCCGGGGCCCCTACATCTCCGTCATCACCAACAG GACCACCAACCTGTTGATCCGCGGGGCCATGCTGTTCTCTGTGGGCGTATTCTTGGCTCTGGTGCTGAATTTACTTCAGGTGCAGAGAAACGTCACCCTGTTTCCTCCTGATGTCATCAGCAGTATATTCTCCTCAGCTTGGTGGGTGCCGCCCTGCTGTGGCACGGCCTCAG CGCTGATCGGCCTGTTGTACCCGTGCATCGACAGCCGGCTGGGCGAGCCACACAAGTTCAAGCGGGAGTGGTCCAGTGTGATGCGCTGCGTGGCCGTGTTTGTGGGCATCAACCACGCCAGTGCT AAAGTGGACTTTGCCAACAACGTCCAGCTGTCTCTGACGCTGGCGGCGCTCTCCATCGGTCTGTGGTGGACGTTCGACCGCTCCCGCAGCGGCTTCGGCCTCGGAGTCAGCATCGCCCTGCTGGCTACGCTGGCCACACAGCTGCTGGTTTACAACGGAGTCTTTCA GTACACGTCTCCAGACTTCCTGTACATCCGCTCCTGGTTACCTTGCATCTTCTTTGCGGGGGTGATAACGATGGGGAACATCGGACGGCAGCTAGCCTTG TATGAATACAAATTCATCCAGGAGAAGAGCCATCAGGACTGA